From one Desulfobulbaceae bacterium genomic stretch:
- the thiL gene encoding thiamine-phosphate kinase yields MISELTLIRRIRELAGAVDESLIRGIGDDCAVLAAAGLQTETLVTTDTLVEGVHFDLAWHPPELLGQKALSVNVSDIAAMGGVPRFALLSLAVPATAGQELINPLMAGFIAALERYGVRLIGGDTVKSDQGLVLSVTVLGEARAGTVVYRSGARPGDQIWVSGYLGQAAAGLELCRRSHELMATYSDLVAAHVNPQPEMTLGRMLGASGLVTAMIDMSDGLASDLAHICEESGVGAEVRAQDLPVSESTRQAAQALALDPMRLALSGGEDYRLLFTAPASAASQIDGLAGHAIGGQLFSVGEIVSGAEVVLINETQRRAIGFQGYDHFRGNLDLPQHCLQTLGTAKTSGSA; encoded by the coding sequence ATGATTTCTGAACTTACTCTGATTCGGCGAATCAGGGAGCTGGCAGGGGCCGTCGATGAATCACTCATCCGGGGTATTGGCGATGACTGTGCTGTGTTGGCGGCTGCTGGCCTTCAAACTGAAACTCTGGTTACCACCGACACTCTGGTGGAGGGCGTTCACTTTGACTTAGCTTGGCACCCCCCAGAACTCTTAGGGCAGAAGGCATTGTCGGTCAATGTCAGCGACATTGCTGCCATGGGGGGAGTCCCGCGCTTCGCGCTCCTGTCTTTGGCTGTCCCTGCCACGGCCGGTCAGGAGTTGATTAATCCCTTGATGGCCGGATTTATTGCTGCCCTGGAGCGTTATGGAGTACGGCTGATCGGGGGAGATACCGTTAAAAGTGATCAGGGATTGGTGCTTTCTGTGACGGTTCTTGGCGAGGCACGGGCAGGGACGGTTGTCTATCGCTCCGGAGCCCGACCAGGGGATCAGATCTGGGTCAGTGGTTATCTGGGGCAAGCTGCGGCAGGGTTAGAGTTGTGCCGTAGGAGCCATGAACTTATGGCAACTTATTCTGATCTTGTCGCCGCCCATGTGAATCCACAGCCAGAGATGACCTTGGGGCGAATGTTAGGGGCGTCTGGGCTGGTTACCGCTATGATCGACATGTCGGATGGGCTGGCGTCAGACTTGGCCCATATCTGCGAGGAGAGCGGGGTCGGGGCTGAGGTCCGCGCTCAGGATCTGCCAGTTTCTGAATCAACCCGTCAGGCAGCACAAGCGTTGGCTCTTGACCCGATGCGTTTGGCTCTTTCTGGCGGGGAGGATTACCGGTTGCTTTTTACTGCACCGGCCTCAGCTGCCAGTCAGATTGACGGCTTGGCCGGACATGCGATTGGCGGTCAGTTGTTTTCTGTTGGCGAGATAGTTTCTGGCGCCGAGGTTGTTTTAATCAATGAGACGCAGCGGAGAGCTATTGGTTTTCAAGGATATGACCATTTTCGGGGTAATCTGGATTTGCCTCAACACTGTCTCCAAACACTTGGAACGGCGAAGACATCAGGCTCTGCATGA
- a CDS encoding HDOD domain-containing protein, whose protein sequence is MNRIRFDKHIDIDSIPTLPAIAMEAIRLMEGDQSSFRSIADLLQNDQVLSGRILHYANSAFVGARTEITTIAKAISLLGFTTVRSIILSVSVFDCFSGPLSDRRGELVKFWLHSIGVAATAEILADKLGFSAPDEAYLAGLVHDIGKLVCFLHLPEAFMRVCLELEKQGGYGIEAPLALEVEEEIMGITHVEVGKLVGTQWQFPAPLVKAMWLHHQPVFATIRPERDNLHQLIRFADVICVANNIGSSYFLSSNAYDHQHYHFALENLMLHHHLSSSDLEDVVTRVMERVKELGAILGINDPDKYRTLVSSANQSLGSMSLNLEQRNRELTQTNRVLDATCAMTRRLKSGMEIGEAVEEVIAAVRGAFVISRCLCMVVDSKRDIFVGRIQIGSDLESFEVAASGVSAMVSSSGRHADMEKEAVRRLNQARLQFDRGGIVESGVIDMVSGSSFMASFFVADKKSNGRPERIIGELVLDFQGVDSALGNIETLSRNFQMLATAAGNGIERILLEKDLQTQAKELADASRKMEESQRHLFHSHRLATVGRLAAGAAHEINNPLTIISLNIQIMERLLAQGDANIQEIGARLKVLAGQEKRISKIIGELMGFARPTQPRLEPTDVAKVVNDILMVIGDRVSMTKIVVENQIPLDLPMVYADSGQIEQVIMNLLINANHAMPDGGRITLNAEVDRRTRVAVSVTDTGTGISKENLSKIFDPFFTTKREGEGTGLGLAICHSIVEHNGGALQVQSEEGVGSTFTLRLPVDQGSRLQTMKKAVDQKRKIPESGEECRILVVDDERLLNEMLQECLRSAGYGVDGAFDGIEGIGLLRYKKYHLIMLDVRMPRKDGLEVLKFVRDEYPDIPVIIITGLASMDEIKETVKKGAFACIKKPFQLDKVLVKVREALANAADKCGIHRAKEQ, encoded by the coding sequence ATGAATAGAATCCGTTTCGACAAGCATATCGATATCGACAGCATTCCCACCCTTCCGGCTATCGCCATGGAGGCGATCAGGCTGATGGAAGGTGATCAGTCGAGTTTTCGCTCCATTGCCGATCTTCTTCAGAACGATCAAGTCCTTTCCGGACGAATTCTCCATTACGCCAACTCAGCTTTTGTCGGCGCCCGGACCGAAATTACCACCATTGCTAAGGCTATATCCTTGCTCGGCTTCACCACGGTACGCAGTATCATTCTTTCGGTGTCTGTCTTCGATTGTTTTTCAGGGCCGTTGTCTGACCGGCGGGGGGAGCTGGTTAAATTTTGGCTTCACTCCATAGGGGTTGCCGCCACAGCTGAAATTTTGGCCGATAAACTTGGATTTTCTGCTCCGGATGAGGCTTATCTGGCAGGCTTGGTTCACGATATCGGTAAACTTGTTTGTTTCCTTCATCTGCCAGAGGCCTTTATGCGGGTCTGTCTTGAGCTGGAGAAGCAGGGCGGTTACGGGATCGAGGCGCCGCTGGCTCTTGAGGTGGAAGAGGAGATCATGGGCATTACCCATGTTGAGGTTGGAAAGCTGGTTGGCACGCAGTGGCAGTTTCCAGCTCCCTTGGTTAAGGCCATGTGGCTCCATCATCAGCCGGTTTTTGCTACTATCAGACCGGAACGGGACAATCTGCATCAATTGATCCGTTTTGCCGATGTGATTTGCGTTGCCAACAATATTGGATCTAGTTATTTTTTGAGTTCTAACGCCTACGATCATCAGCATTATCATTTTGCCCTTGAGAACTTGATGCTTCATCATCATCTCAGTTCGTCCGACCTTGAGGATGTGGTTACGCGGGTGATGGAGCGGGTCAAGGAACTGGGGGCGATTCTGGGGATCAACGATCCTGATAAATATCGGACTCTGGTCAGCTCAGCCAATCAGAGTCTCGGTAGTATGAGCCTAAATCTTGAGCAGCGGAATCGGGAGCTTACCCAGACCAATCGGGTGTTGGATGCCACCTGTGCTATGACTAGGCGGCTGAAATCCGGGATGGAGATCGGCGAGGCGGTTGAAGAGGTTATTGCTGCGGTCCGTGGGGCCTTTGTAATCTCCCGCTGTCTCTGTATGGTGGTGGACAGTAAGAGGGATATTTTTGTTGGCAGGATTCAGATTGGTTCTGATCTTGAATCATTTGAGGTGGCAGCCAGCGGTGTCTCTGCCATGGTTTCCTCCTCTGGCCGCCATGCTGATATGGAGAAAGAGGCGGTGCGGCGGCTCAATCAGGCAAGATTGCAATTTGATCGGGGTGGAATCGTTGAGTCTGGGGTGATCGATATGGTTTCCGGCTCGTCGTTTATGGCCAGCTTTTTTGTGGCTGATAAAAAGTCAAATGGCCGTCCAGAGCGGATTATTGGCGAATTGGTTCTCGATTTTCAAGGGGTTGACTCAGCGCTTGGTAATATTGAGACACTGAGTCGCAACTTCCAGATGCTGGCCACAGCCGCTGGTAATGGTATTGAACGGATTCTGTTGGAAAAAGATCTGCAAACTCAGGCCAAAGAGCTGGCTGATGCTTCTCGCAAGATGGAGGAGAGCCAGCGGCACCTTTTTCACTCTCACCGTTTGGCCACAGTCGGTCGTTTGGCTGCTGGCGCGGCCCATGAGATCAACAATCCGTTGACGATTATTTCCCTGAATATCCAGATTATGGAGCGGCTTTTAGCACAAGGGGACGCCAATATTCAGGAGATTGGCGCTCGGCTTAAAGTCCTGGCCGGTCAGGAGAAGCGGATTTCTAAAATCATTGGGGAGTTGATGGGTTTTGCCCGACCGACCCAACCTAGGCTGGAACCGACTGATGTTGCCAAGGTGGTTAATGATATCCTGATGGTGATTGGTGACCGGGTATCGATGACCAAGATTGTGGTCGAAAATCAGATCCCCCTCGATCTGCCAATGGTCTATGCCGATAGCGGTCAGATTGAGCAGGTTATTATGAACCTCCTGATTAATGCTAACCACGCTATGCCGGACGGAGGGAGGATCACCTTGAATGCCGAGGTAGACCGCCGCACCCGGGTTGCCGTGTCGGTTACTGATACCGGCACTGGGATCAGTAAGGAAAATTTAAGCAAGATTTTTGATCCTTTTTTTACCACTAAGAGGGAGGGCGAGGGGACAGGTCTGGGTCTTGCCATTTGTCACTCTATCGTGGAGCACAATGGGGGGGCGCTGCAGGTTCAGAGCGAAGAGGGAGTTGGTTCGACCTTTACCCTGCGACTGCCGGTGGATCAGGGCAGCCGCTTGCAGACCATGAAAAAGGCCGTTGATCAGAAACGGAAGATCCCGGAGAGTGGTGAAGAGTGCCGGATACTGGTGGTGGACGATGAGAGGCTGCTTAATGAAATGCTCCAGGAGTGTCTTCGTTCCGCTGGCTATGGAGTCGATGGCGCTTTTGACGGTATCGAAGGGATTGGTCTTCTGCGTTACAAGAAGTATCATTTGATCATGCTTGATGTCCGGATGCCGCGGAAGGATGGGTTGGAGGTCCTTAAGTTTGTCCGTGACGAGTACCCCGATATTCCGGTGATTATTATTACCGGCTTGGCCTCTATGGACGAGATCAAGGAGACGGTCAAGAAAGGCGCTTTTGCTTGTATTAAAAAGCCGTTTCAACTCGATAAGGTGTTGGTCAAAGTGCGCGAGGCCTTGGCTAATGCCGCTGATAAGTGCGGGATCCACCGGGCGAAGGAGCAGTGA
- a CDS encoding 30S ribosomal protein S20, which yields MANHKSAMKRTRQSLVRNMRNRSNKSKMKTAIKAVFAAIDEQSVEKAQEALRAAIPVIDHVAVKGAMHKKTASRKVSRLTKRVNAFASEAQAQA from the coding sequence TTGGCTAATCACAAATCAGCAATGAAGAGGACGCGGCAGAGTCTGGTCCGCAATATGCGTAATCGCTCTAATAAGAGCAAGATGAAGACAGCGATCAAGGCAGTGTTTGCCGCCATTGATGAGCAGTCTGTCGAAAAGGCTCAGGAGGCTCTGCGTGCCGCGATCCCTGTAATTGACCATGTTGCGGTCAAGGGTGCTATGCACAAAAAGACAGCTTCCAGAAAGGTGTCCAGGCTGACCAAGCGGGTCAACGCCTTTGCCTCCGAAGCGCAGGCTCAGGCCTGA
- a CDS encoding TIGR00159 family protein: protein MVEILRSLRWQDLADILIVAFIIYRVILMIRGTRAVQMLAGIGVLTIVYFGAKELELMTLYWLLGTLLSSIFLIIIIVFQRDIRKALVQVGQASPFTKPMEDREFDLNEIVIAARTLSQKKIGGLIILERETGLKDYLDSGQSIDAHLSSALLISIFHPSSPLHDGGVVVSGSRIQTARCVLPLTKNPYISKHLGTRHRAAIGLSEETDAVIVVISEETRQISLVQHGAITTNLDETALRNRLRAILAPKEHPAKAWKSWLNLQ, encoded by the coding sequence ATGGTAGAAATACTCCGTTCACTTCGATGGCAGGACTTGGCCGACATCCTGATCGTCGCCTTCATCATCTATCGGGTCATCCTGATGATCAGGGGGACCCGCGCCGTACAGATGCTGGCCGGAATCGGCGTCCTGACTATAGTCTACTTCGGGGCCAAGGAACTTGAATTGATGACCCTGTACTGGCTCCTGGGTACCCTGCTCAGCTCCATCTTCCTGATCATTATTATCGTCTTCCAACGCGACATCCGCAAAGCTCTGGTCCAGGTCGGTCAAGCCTCACCATTCACTAAACCCATGGAAGACCGGGAGTTTGATCTCAACGAAATCGTGATCGCAGCCCGCACCCTTTCACAGAAAAAAATTGGCGGGCTCATTATCTTGGAACGAGAAACAGGCCTCAAGGACTACCTGGATTCCGGCCAGTCCATTGACGCCCATTTAAGCAGCGCCCTGCTTATCAGTATCTTTCACCCCAGTTCCCCGCTCCACGATGGTGGTGTCGTGGTCAGCGGCAGCCGCATTCAAACAGCACGTTGCGTCCTGCCGCTCACTAAAAATCCATACATCTCCAAACACCTCGGAACCAGACATCGGGCTGCCATAGGCCTCTCGGAAGAGACCGACGCCGTCATCGTCGTCATCTCTGAAGAGACCCGCCAGATCTCTCTGGTTCAACACGGAGCCATTACCACAAACCTTGACGAAACCGCCTTGCGAAACCGCCTGCGGGCCATCCTGGCCCCCAAGGAACACCCTGCT
- the trpE gene encoding anthranilate synthase component I — translation MMKPELSEFRKLAAQKGLVPVCREIVADLDTPLTAFAKVALGRSHAFLLESLQGGEKWGRFSFIGFEPLATFVSRGDQVEIRRAAGTESFVADPIEALKTLVASFDPCDTGYLPRFFGGAVGFMGYDMVRFMERLPVINPPLDDFPDSSFMVPKTVLICDSIKQTISVVNCVITVGEKDLDALYRQAEAEIDAIVAQLRGPLPAGLVREQASVLAPHDFAPNMSKDEFKAMVAKAKEYIMAGDIIQVVLSQRFHSKTALNPFALYRALRHINPSPYLFFLKLDDIVQIGSSPEILVRLEGDDVEVRPIAGTRKRGRNEDEDLALERELLADPKEMAEHLMLVDLGRNDIGRVCRYGTVETRDLLIVERYSHVMHIVSGVHGKLESGKDQFDVLRACFPAGTVSGAPKIRAMEIIEELEPERRGPYAGAVGYFGFSGNMDICITIRTIVMHGDDLWVQSGAGIVADSDPETEFEETINKAMALRRAVELAERGL, via the coding sequence ATGATGAAACCTGAATTGTCCGAATTTCGGAAACTGGCGGCCCAAAAAGGTTTGGTGCCAGTATGTCGTGAAATTGTGGCGGATCTTGACACTCCCCTGACAGCCTTTGCCAAGGTTGCTTTGGGTCGGTCGCATGCCTTTCTGTTGGAGAGTTTACAGGGGGGCGAGAAGTGGGGGCGGTTTTCGTTTATCGGCTTTGAGCCGCTGGCCACTTTTGTCAGTCGTGGGGACCAGGTCGAAATCAGACGGGCCGCGGGAACGGAATCCTTTGTCGCAGATCCAATCGAAGCGCTGAAGACTCTTGTTGCTTCATTCGATCCGTGTGATACCGGCTATCTTCCGCGCTTCTTTGGTGGGGCGGTCGGTTTTATGGGGTATGACATGGTGCGCTTCATGGAGCGTTTGCCCGTCATTAATCCGCCGCTGGACGACTTCCCGGACTCATCATTTATGGTCCCCAAGACGGTTTTAATCTGTGACTCGATTAAACAGACGATCTCTGTTGTCAATTGTGTGATAACTGTTGGCGAGAAGGATCTTGACGCCCTTTATCGTCAAGCAGAGGCCGAGATTGATGCCATCGTGGCTCAACTGCGCGGCCCCTTGCCTGCTGGTTTGGTAAGAGAGCAGGCGAGTGTGTTGGCCCCTCACGACTTTGCCCCCAACATGAGCAAGGATGAGTTTAAGGCTATGGTGGCCAAGGCCAAAGAGTATATTATGGCCGGAGACATTATCCAGGTTGTCTTGTCTCAGCGTTTTCATAGTAAGACGGCGCTCAATCCCTTTGCGTTATACCGGGCGTTGCGCCACATTAACCCGAGCCCGTACCTTTTCTTTCTTAAGCTTGACGATATCGTTCAGATCGGTTCATCGCCTGAAATTCTGGTGCGACTGGAGGGGGATGATGTCGAGGTCAGGCCTATTGCCGGGACTCGTAAACGAGGGCGGAACGAGGATGAAGATCTGGCCTTGGAACGTGAGCTGTTGGCGGACCCTAAGGAAATGGCCGAGCACTTGATGTTGGTGGATCTTGGTCGTAATGATATCGGCAGGGTCTGTCGTTATGGTACGGTGGAGACCCGTGACCTTTTGATTGTTGAGCGGTATAGTCATGTCATGCACATTGTCTCAGGAGTGCATGGGAAGCTGGAGTCAGGAAAGGACCAGTTCGATGTCCTCCGTGCCTGTTTCCCTGCCGGGACGGTCAGCGGGGCGCCTAAGATCCGGGCCATGGAGATCATTGAGGAACTGGAGCCGGAACGGCGTGGTCCTTATGCCGGTGCGGTAGGTTATTTCGGGTTTTCCGGCAATATGGACATCTGTATCACGATCCGCACTATTGTCATGCACGGCGACGATCTGTGGGTTCAGTCCGGAGCTGGGATCGTGGCTGACTCGGATCCGGAAACAGAATTCGAAGAGACCATCAATAAAGCCATGGCCCTAAGGCGGGCGGTTGAACTGGCGGAAAGGGGGCTGTGA
- a CDS encoding phosphoribosylanthranilate isomerase, with translation MSGEVVVPRRTRVKICGITDQVEAQAIVAMGVDALGFIFVKSSPRYVEPERVRAIVASLPPFVDAVGVFLDDDVVVVNEVAGYCGLTMIQLHGNESPLYCQSIDRPVVKAFRVREEALPDFSPYRQVVTGFLLDTYRPGQAGGTGETFNWELVRRLSIPGPLILAGGLTPDNVCVAIHQAHPFAVDVNSGVEVSPGRKDLSAVGRLLVKIAGL, from the coding sequence ATGAGCGGCGAAGTTGTGGTCCCTCGGAGAACCAGAGTCAAGATCTGTGGAATTACTGATCAGGTCGAGGCCCAGGCGATCGTGGCCATGGGGGTCGATGCCTTGGGATTTATTTTTGTTAAATCAAGTCCCCGTTATGTTGAACCGGAGAGGGTTCGGGCAATCGTCGCCTCTTTGCCGCCATTTGTTGATGCGGTCGGTGTTTTTCTTGATGATGATGTCGTTGTGGTTAACGAAGTGGCGGGCTACTGTGGTTTGACCATGATTCAGTTGCACGGCAATGAGTCCCCTTTGTATTGTCAGTCAATTGATCGACCGGTAGTCAAAGCCTTTCGGGTAAGAGAGGAAGCGTTGCCAGACTTCTCCCCTTACCGTCAGGTGGTCACAGGGTTTTTACTGGACACTTACCGGCCAGGTCAGGCCGGGGGCACCGGGGAAACCTTTAACTGGGAGTTGGTGCGGCGCTTGAGTATTCCCGGCCCTCTTATTCTCGCCGGTGGCTTGACCCCTGATAATGTCTGTGTTGCCATTCATCAGGCCCACCCCTTTGCCGTTGATGTCAATTCCGGCGTTGAAGTCAGTCCCGGTCGTAAGGATCTGTCCGCCGTTGGCCGTTTACTGGTGAAAATTGCAGGACTGTGA
- a CDS encoding aminodeoxychorismate/anthranilate synthase component II — protein sequence MIVIIDNYDSFTYNIVQTIGGFGGIELKVFRNDQVDIQTLEALCPDRLLISPGPCAPEQAGISIAAILHFSGRVPVLGVCLGHQSIGQAFGGTVVRAGRVMHGKTSPVTHDGKGVFTGLPSPFDAMRYHSLVVAEDDLPTCLQVTARTDQGELMGLRHREFAVEGVQFHPESIMTPDGVQLLRNFVAPDYPSLLR from the coding sequence ATGATCGTCATTATCGATAATTACGATTCATTTACCTATAATATTGTTCAAACTATCGGTGGTTTTGGTGGGATTGAACTTAAGGTTTTTCGCAATGATCAGGTTGATATTCAGACTCTTGAGGCCCTTTGTCCGGATCGACTGTTGATCTCACCTGGTCCCTGCGCCCCCGAGCAGGCGGGAATTTCCATTGCCGCCATCCTCCATTTCAGTGGCAGGGTTCCGGTTCTTGGGGTGTGTCTTGGGCATCAGTCTATTGGCCAGGCCTTTGGTGGGACAGTGGTGCGAGCAGGGAGGGTTATGCATGGCAAGACCAGTCCGGTCACCCATGACGGCAAGGGGGTGTTTACGGGACTGCCTTCTCCTTTTGACGCCATGCGTTATCACTCTTTGGTTGTAGCAGAGGACGATCTGCCGACGTGTTTGCAGGTGACGGCCCGTACCGACCAAGGAGAGTTGATGGGACTGCGTCATAGGGAGTTTGCCGTTGAAGGGGTGCAGTTTCACCCTGAGTCGATTATGACCCCTGATGGCGTCCAGCTGCTGCGCAATTTTGTGGCCCCGGACTATCCATCGTTGTTGCGATAA
- the trpC gene encoding indole-3-glycerol phosphate synthase TrpC produces MILDAIVETKRQEVQTLKAQGLRGPECDVAPPRGFQAALVDHVGVAVIAEAKKASPSKGVICPDFDPVAIARDYEVGGAHAISVLTDEQYFQGSLSYIPQVRAAVALPVIRKEFIIDEIQIRQAALFGADAILLIAAILDRQQMADYQALARELGMDSLVEVHDEREAVEALAAGSRLIGINNRNLNDFTVDLNTTFRVMAEIPRNIPVVSESGIRDHHDMVRLADAGVAAALVGESLMRLTDRCQGLRDLIGA; encoded by the coding sequence ATGATACTTGATGCTATTGTCGAAACCAAACGTCAGGAAGTTCAGACGTTAAAGGCCCAGGGGCTGCGCGGACCTGAGTGTGATGTGGCCCCGCCACGTGGATTTCAGGCAGCCTTGGTGGACCATGTCGGGGTGGCGGTAATCGCCGAGGCGAAAAAGGCATCGCCTTCTAAGGGGGTTATTTGTCCTGATTTTGACCCGGTCGCTATTGCCCGCGACTATGAGGTGGGTGGCGCCCACGCCATCTCTGTGCTTACCGATGAACAGTATTTCCAAGGTTCTTTGTCGTATATCCCTCAGGTTCGTGCTGCTGTTGCTCTGCCGGTGATCCGGAAGGAATTTATAATTGATGAGATCCAGATCCGCCAGGCCGCGCTGTTTGGCGCTGATGCGATTCTCTTGATCGCCGCTATTCTTGATCGCCAACAGATGGCTGATTATCAAGCCTTGGCTCGGGAGTTGGGCATGGACAGTCTGGTTGAAGTTCATGACGAGCGGGAGGCCGTTGAAGCCTTGGCTGCCGGAAGTCGGCTGATCGGTATTAATAATCGTAATCTCAATGATTTTACTGTCGATCTTAATACCACCTTCCGGGTGATGGCTGAAATCCCCCGCAACATCCCGGTGGTTAGCGAGTCCGGGATCAGGGATCATCATGACATGGTTCGACTTGCTGATGCAGGGGTCGCCGCTGCCTTGGTGGGCGAAAGCTTGATGCGCTTGACTGACCGTTGTCAAGGTTTGCGCGATTTGATCGGAGCGTGA
- the trpD gene encoding anthranilate phosphoribosyltransferase, whose amino-acid sequence MIREAINKVVSRQDLNEVEMVQVMEEIMGGRATDAQIGAFITALRMKGETVAEITGAARVMRQKATLVDAADAGALLVDIVGTGGDASGTFNVSTTSSLVVAGAGVPVAKHGNRSVSSHCGSADVLEALGVNLGIDSERIGQCVRQVGIGFMFAPLLHGAMKYAIGPRREIGIRTVFNILGPLTNPAGADVYLLGVYAAELTETIAAALNNFGVRRALVVWGEGNVDEITTTGVTRVSEVSGGAVRTYMITPEELGLTRVTLADVRGGATAAESAEQVREVLKGTPGPRRDMVLANAGAALMVAGVVDTIKEGVLLAGKVIDSGAAMAKLEALIDFCAAPANG is encoded by the coding sequence ATGATTCGAGAGGCGATCAATAAGGTAGTGAGCCGTCAAGACCTGAACGAAGTGGAGATGGTTCAGGTGATGGAAGAGATCATGGGCGGTCGGGCGACAGATGCTCAGATCGGGGCTTTTATTACCGCCCTGCGGATGAAGGGGGAGACCGTGGCCGAAATCACCGGTGCGGCCAGGGTGATGCGTCAGAAGGCTACCCTGGTTGATGCCGCAGATGCGGGCGCGCTACTTGTGGATATCGTCGGTACCGGCGGAGATGCATCGGGTACTTTCAATGTCTCTACTACCTCGTCACTGGTGGTGGCTGGGGCTGGCGTGCCTGTTGCCAAGCATGGTAACCGCTCGGTGTCGAGTCATTGCGGCAGCGCCGATGTCCTGGAAGCTCTTGGGGTGAACTTAGGCATAGATTCAGAAAGAATCGGCCAGTGTGTCCGGCAGGTGGGGATTGGCTTCATGTTTGCTCCACTGTTGCATGGCGCGATGAAATATGCCATTGGTCCGCGCCGTGAAATTGGCATCCGGACGGTGTTCAACATTTTGGGCCCATTGACCAATCCGGCCGGCGCTGATGTCTATTTGCTCGGGGTATACGCCGCTGAGTTGACGGAAACCATTGCTGCCGCTCTTAATAATTTTGGAGTCAGAAGGGCTCTGGTTGTTTGGGGTGAGGGGAATGTCGACGAGATTACTACTACTGGAGTTACTCGGGTGAGCGAGGTGAGTGGTGGAGCAGTTAGGACCTATATGATTACCCCTGAGGAATTGGGGCTGACCAGGGTGACCCTTGCCGATGTCCGCGGTGGAGCCACAGCTGCCGAATCTGCTGAACAAGTCCGTGAGGTGCTGAAAGGCACGCCCGGTCCGCGACGAGATATGGTGCTTGCCAATGCCGGAGCTGCGCTGATGGTTGCGGGAGTGGTGGACACCATCAAGGAGGGGGTTCTTCTGGCGGGCAAGGTTATCGACTCTGGCGCGGCTATGGCTAAACTGGAGGCCTTGATTGACTTCTGCGCTGCTCCTGCAAATGGGTAA